The following coding sequences are from one Haliotis asinina isolate JCU_RB_2024 chromosome 3, JCU_Hal_asi_v2, whole genome shotgun sequence window:
- the LOC137277373 gene encoding major facilitator superfamily domain-containing protein 4A-like — protein sequence MVKTQCWKILQTGWIFWSLVMVGVSDSLLGPSLLELQSLLQVDLQQLNFVVLSTGLGDFVGAILAGFLSKTCTCDLRLSVFVLLGSLSVALSAVIPNYYYVLTLFTLQGFLRGFVYCYAIEKCNILWRQNKGVPFQCILLGTTTGGIISPLFIKLFLCIPYDPETSYVTSTNVSYINVNISDLKHTVPYKPNTHSSELSTSANASHNATLSTSFRCLPQDVYITYAYYVLAILVLPPAIAFFVYWRQNMGKSSDDAVDVIREDVTNHEPRQTLVKLFSVLFVILYFPLLGSSVMYSTYLTEFGVKGPLHLEKPKMVMMTSLYWGSSLLGRIIAVFLTPFIGVEKLIYCSMVPLLIGETVLVFTVQYSEVILWVCTCTIGLFISPYVGAGYAWCAKYVKFGPRIISASGASLGLGAMALPFIGGVMFDVFGPMSYLYLCYSLYIFVVLVFFTMVILTRKMKAPSLKLDVDVDTCQERLSPEK from the exons ATGGTGAAAACACAGTGCTGGAAGATACTTCAGACAGGGTGGATATTCTGGTCTTTGGTCATGGTG GGTGTGAGCGACTCTCTCCTTGGTCCAAGTCTTCTGGAACTCCAGTCTCTGCTACAGGTGGACCTGCAGCAACTTAACTTTGTCGTGTTGTCCACCGGACTCGGTGACTTCGTCGGCGCTATTCTAGCAGGCTTCCTCAGCAAAACGTGTACCTGTGACTTGAGACTGTCGGTCTTTGTGCTGCTAGGAAGTCTCAGCGTTGCTCTGTCTGCCGTGATACCCAATTACTACTACGTGTTGACCTTGTTCACATTACAAGGCTTTCTCAGGGGATTTGTGTACTGTT ATGCAATCGAAAAATGCAACATCCTGTGGAGACAGAATAAAGGTGTTCCATTTCAGTGTATATTACTCGGAACAACCACTGGAGGAATTATCTCGCCTTTGTTCATCAAACTATTTCTGTGTATACCATATGATCCCGAGACGTCGTACGTCACCTCCACCAACGTCAGTTACATCAACGTGAACATCAGTGATCTGAAGCACACAGTTCCCTACAAGCCAAACACACACAGCTCCGAGTTGTCAACGTCTGCAAATGCGTCACACAACGCAACTTTATCAACGTCTTTCAGATGTTTACCCCAAGACGTTTATATCACATATGCTTACTATGTATTGGCGATTCTTGTTCTCCCACCTGCAATAGCATTCTTTGTCTATTGGAGACAAAACATGGGGAAATCATCCGACGATGCTGTTGATGTGATACGGGAAGATGTTACCAATCACGAACCCAGACAAACCCTTGTTAAACTGTTTTCCGTATTATTTGTCATATTGTATTTTCCCCTTCTTGGCAGCAGTGTGATGTATTCCACATATCTAACCGAGTTTGGTGTGAAAGGACCACTTCACTTAGAGAAACCCAAAATGGTTATGATGACGTCTTTGTATTGGGGTTCGTCGCTTCTCGGAAGAATCATCGCTGTATTTCTCACCCCGTTTATTGGTGTAGAGAAACTCATATATTGTTCTATGGTCCCATTACTTATTGGTGAAACAGTTTTGGTTTTCACAGTACAGTATTCTGAAGTTATTCTGTGGGTTTGTACATGCACAATCGGACTCTTCATATCGCCATATGTTGGAGCCGGATATGCATGGTGTGCGAAATATGTGAAATTTGGTCCTCGTATAATTTCCGCTTCCGGTGCCTCCCTGGGTCTGGGGGCGATGGCTCTGCCATTTATTGGTGGagttatgtttgatgtttttggaCCTATGTCCTATCTATACTTATGTTACTCATTGTACAtttttgtagttcttgtgttcTTTACAATGGTTATACTAACCAGGAAAATGAAAGCTCCCTCATTAAAATTAGACGTGGATGTGGATACGTGCCAAGAACGCCTTAGTCCCGAAAAATAA